CCCGGGTGCGGACGGTGACTCCTCACCATAGGCAGCCCGCCTTCGGCACTGTCAAGATCGTCTCGAACGCCGGGACGTCAGGCGGGTCACGTCCCGCCAGGCGCCCCGCACCGGACACCGGGTCAGACCCCGGACTGATAGAAGGTCGCCCCGTGGACGGACGCGCCGGTCCGGTACCGGCGCCTAGCGTGCCCACATGATCCGATTCACCAGGGCGGCCGCGGCCGCCGTTCTCGTCTGCTCCCTCGCCTTACCCGCGGGCGTCGCCGCGGCGGCCGACACGGACCGGCCCACCACGGGCGCTCCGGCGCAGGTCGCACGGCCCGCCACACTGCCGGAGCCCACCGGGCCGTACTCCGTCGGCAGCACGGTCCTGCCGCTCGTCGACCACTCCCGAACCGATCCATGGGTGCCCACCGCCGACGGCCGCGCGCTCATGGTCACCCTCCACTACCCGGCCGCCCACCCCGGCGGCGGCCGCCCCGCCCCGTACGCCACCCGGGACGAGGCGCGGCTCCTCGCCGAACAGCTCGGGCCCGGTGTCTCCGGCGACGTCCTCGCCCGCACGCGCACCCACAGCAGGGCCGACGCCCGGCCCGCGCCCGGCCGACATCCCCTGGTGCTGCTCTCGCCGGGATTCAGCGTCTCCCGCTGGACGCTCACGAACCTCGCCGAGGACCTCGCCTCGCGGGGCTACGTCGTCGCCTCCGTCGACCACGCCTACGAGTCGTACGGGATCAGCCTGCCCGGCGGCCGTACCCTCACCTGCGTCGCCTGCGCGGCCCTCGACGGGGGCGGGGTGCACGGCAGCGTCGTCACCACGACCCGTGCCGCCGACATGCGGTACGTCCTCGACCGGCTCACCGGGCCCGAGCCCGCCTGGCGGTACGCCGGTGTGATCGACGCGCGCCGCGTCGGCATGGCCGGCCACTCCATCGGCGGGGCGAGCGCCGCCACCGCGATGGCGGTCGACCCGCGGATCGACGCCGGCGTCGACATGGACGGCTCCTTCTGGGAGGACCTCCCGGCGGAGGGCCTGCGGGGCCGCCCGTTCCTGATGCTCGGCACGCACGACGAGATGCACCTGCCCGGCGGGAAGGACGCCAGCTGGGACCGGACCTGGTCCCGGCTCGACGGCTGGAAGCGCTGGCTCACGGTCGCCGGGGCCGAGCACTTCACGTTCTCCGACGGTCCCGTGATCCAGCGTCACTTCGGACTGCCCCAGCCCGAACTGCCCGCCGACCGGGCCGTCGCGGTCACCCGAACCTATGTCGCGGCCTTCTTCGACCAGCACCTGCGCGGGATCCCGCGCCCGGTCCTCGACGGCCCGACGCCCGCGAACCCGGAGGTCCACTTCCAGCACCGCTGACCCGCGGCGGGGCGGGGGTCAGGAGCGGTACGGGGTGTTCGCCTCCGCCCAGTCGGCCAGCGCCCGCGCGCACTCGGCGACCGATTCGCGCCAGGTGCGCGCGGCACCGTCACCGGCCTCGTCGCTGACGTGCTTCACGATGCGCAGCGGGACCCCGGCGAGCTCCGCGGCCGCCGCGAGCGCGTACCCCTCCATGTCGACCAGGGGCGCCCGCTCCGCGAGCCGGGCGCGGGCCGCCTCGTCCGAGACGAACGTGTCGCCGGTGGCGAGGACCACGTCACCGCCGTCCGGCAGCGTCAGCGGCGCGCCGTACGTCTCGCCGGTCAGCGTGGCGAGCAGCTGCCCGTCGAGGTCGTGCTGCAGCACCGTGCCGACGACGTGCGTCCCGGTCCAGCCGGACCGCAGCGCCCCGGCCGTCCCCAGGTTCACGATCCCGGACGGCCGGGGCCCCCGGCCGAGCACGGTCGCGAGCGCGGTGGCCGCGTTCACCTTGCCCATGCCGGTGAGCAGGACGGGCAGCTCCGTGTCGAGGAACTGCGCCTCTTCCTTGACCGCGAGGACGAGCAGGGGCCGGTCGGCGGTGATCTCTCCCAAGAGTTCCATGGGGGCCACGCTAGTTCGAGGGCCCGCCCGTCGTACAACCGGGCGGGCCTCGACCTGGCGAAACACCCGGCCGGTACGGGTCCCCGCCGGCCGTGCCCCGCCCTCAGACGGGCAGCAGCCGGCCGATCAGCTCCCCGAGCTGGCGGGCGTTGCGGCAGGGGCGCATCTCCACGAGCTCCGCGTAGGCCGGGGCCACCGAGTCGCCCGTGCCCCAGAGCGAGGGCTGCTCGGGGTTGAGCCAGTGGACCCGCCGCGCGCGGTCCGCGACGGTCCGGAGCGCCGCGAGGTTCGGGTCGGCGCCGTTGGTGCGGGCGTCGCCGAGGACGAAGACCACCGTGCGCGGGCCGACCGCCTCCGCGTACCGCTCGGCGAACTCCCCGAGCGCCGTCCCGTAGTCGCTCTGCCCGTGCCAGCCCGTGAGCTCCGCCTCCGCGAGGATCCGGTCGCCGAGCCCCGCCGGGTCGGCCGCGCCCCGCGCGATGAGCCCGGTCACCTCGTCCACCCGGTTGACGAAGGCGAAGACGCGCACGCGGCTGAACTGGTCGTGCAGAGCCTGCACCAGGAGCATCGTGAACTGGGCGAACCCGGCCACCGACCCCGACACGTCGCACAGCAGGACCAGCTCGGGACGGCGGGGACGGCGCCGTCGCAGGACCGGGCGCACCGGCACGCCACCGGTCGACAGCGAGCCGCGCAGCGTCCGCCGCAGATCGATCTCCCCGCGCGCCGCCCGGCGCCGCCGCGCGGCGAGCCGGGTGGCGAGCTTCCGCGCCAGCGGCCGTACCGTACGCCGCAACTCGTCCAGCTGCGCCCGCCCGGCGAGCAGGAAGTCCACGCTGTCCGCCGTCCCCGCGACCGCCCGCCGCGCGACCCGGTCACGGCCCTGCCGCTCGGCGACGCGCCGCCGGGCCTCGGTCCGCACCCGCTCCCGGAAGGCCTCGATCCGCCGCCGGATCTCGTCGTCGAGGAGCCGCTCGGTGAAGTCGGGGTCCTCGTCCGTGGCCGCCGCCCGCAGCCGGTCGCGCACCCGGGCGAGCAGGGTCTCGGGGCGCAGCCGGGAGAGCGTCCGGTACGAGGACCAGCCGTCCGACTCCGGGCCGGAGCCGTAGCCGCCGAACCCGCCCACCGCCTCCGCGGCCAGCCGGTCGAGCGCGGCGCCGTCACCGGCGGTGAGGGCCTCCGCGAGCCGGTCCCGGAGCGCCGCCAGGTCCGCGGCGGTGTTCTCGTACGTCTCGCCCGGTCCGGGAGCGCCGCCGAGCGGGAAAAACAGATCGAAGACCTGGTCGAACACCCTGCGCCGGCCCTCTCCGTGGAGCAGCGTCGCCGCCAGCGCCTCCCGGACCCGCTCCCGGTCGGCGAACCCGACCGCTTCGAGCGCGAGGCCCGCGTCGACGGTCTCGCCGGTGCCGATCCCGAACCCGTGCGCGCGCAGCGCCGCGACGAGCCCGGTGAGCCGCACCGCGACCCCGGCGGGGGCCACGGGACCGGCGGCCGACCCGCTCACACCGCGTCCAGGTCGAGCTTGGCCGCCGCCTTCACGATGTCCTCCTGGTGCTTGAGGAGCACGCCGAGGGTCTCCCGTACGACCCGCTCGTCCAGCCGGTCCGCGCCGAGCGCGAGCAGCGTGCGGGCCCAGTCGATCGTCTCCGACACGGACGGCACCTTCCGCAGGTCCATCGCCCGCAGCGCCCCCACGACCCGCACCACGGACGCGGCGAGCGCGGCGTCCAGACCCGGCACCTTGAGGGTCACGATGCGGCGTTCCAGCTCTTCCTCGGGGAAGCCGATGTGCAGGAAGAGGCAGCGCCGGCGCAGCGCCTCGGACAGCTCGCGGCTCGCGTTCGAGGTGAGGACGGTGAACGGCCGCCGCTTCGCCGTGATGGTGCCGAGCTCGGGCACGGTCACCTGGAAGTCGCTGAGGACCTCCAGGAGCAGCCCCTCCACCTCGACGTCGGCCTTGTCGGTCTCGTCGATGAGTAGCACCGTGGGCTCATCGGAGCGGATGGCGGTGAGCAGCGGCCGGGGGAGCAGGAACTCCTCGCCGAAGATGTCCGTGCGCGTCTCGTCCCAGGACTCGCCCCGGCCGGCGGTGATCCGCAGCAGCTGCTTGGCGTGGTTCCACTCGTACAGCGCGCGGGACTCGTCGACGCCCTCGTAGCACTGCAGCCGGACCAGGCGCGCCCCCGTGACCTCGGTGACGGCCTTGGCGAGCTCCGTCTTGCCGACGCCCGCGGGGCCCTCGACGAGCAGCGGTTTGCCCAGCCGGTCGGCGAGGAAGACGGTGGTGGCGACGGCCGGCGACGCCAGGTAGCCGGTGGTGGCGAGCCGCTCGGCGACGTCGTCGACGGAGGTGAAGAACCCGGTCGTGGTGGTTGATCCGGTCGTCATGCTGTCCCCCCGGGAAGCGAAAACTCGTACTGGCCAGTAGCCTCAGGTGTACTTGATCAGATCGGGCACCACCGCACAACCGTCCCGGGCGCGCTCCGTGCCGCGCGCGGGACGGCGGCCGCTGGTGCAATGGGGGGACCGGGTGCACCGCACGGCGGTGGAGGTGTCGTGGCGGAAGAGGACGAGGCCGCTCTGACCAGGGCGCGGGCCCTGGAGCAGGCGATCGGCGAGATCGGTACGACGCTCGACGCGGCGACCACCTGCCGTGAGCTCGCGGCCTTCCTCGCGCGGCATCTGCACGGCTCCGCCACGGTCGATCTCCTCGACGAACCGGGCGGCCCGGTCCGGCGGGCGGCCTCGGCGGGCGCGGCCGGGACGGCGGACACCGGCGGTGGCGACCGGCCCCCCAGCCTCGCCGTACCCCTCGCCGTCCACGGTGAACGCCCCCTCGGGGCGGTGATCGTCACCCGCCGCGGCCCCGGTTTCACCGCCGGCGAGGTCGCGGTCCTCCGGCACACGGTCCGGCTCGCCGCCCGCCACCTCGGCCACGCCCGCCGGCTCGTCGAGACCGAGGAGACCGCCCTCCACCTGCAGCGGGCCCTCGTCGCCGAACCCGGTCTGCCGCACCCCAACCTGGAGATCGCGGGCAGTTACCTCCCGGCGGGTCCGCACGCCCTCGTGGGCGGCGACTGGTTCGAGACCGTACGGCTCCACTTCGGCCGCAGCCTCCTCGTCGTCGGCGACGTGATGGGCCACGGACTCGACGCGGCCGTGGACATGAACGCCTATCGCGCGCTGCTCCGCGAGGTCGCCGGGACCGATCTGCCGCCGCACCGGGTGCTGCGCCACCTCGACTCCGTCGTCGCCGATGACGACGCCCGTCGGCCCGCCACCTGTCTGATCGTCCGGGTCGACCCGGTCCGTGGCGCCGCCACCTTCGCCAGCGCCGGGCACCTCCCGCCCGCCGTGTTCGGCGCGGACGGCTCCGTGGAGATCGTCGACCTCCCGGTGGGGCCGCCGCTGGGCACCGGCGTCGGGGGCTACGAACCCACCACGCGCCCGCTCACTGCCGGGGAGACCCTGCTGATGTTCACCGACGGCCTCGTCGAGCGGCGCGGGGAGGACGTCGACGTCTCGCTCGCCCGCCTCGCCGCCCTCCGGCTCCCCGCTGACTCCGGCCCCCAGCAGGTCGTCGAGGAGGTGCTCCACCGGCTCGACGCCCACCACGCGGAGGACGACGTGGCCGTCCTCGCGGCCCGCATCCGCGCCCGCCCGGCACCCTGACGCAGAGTCACATCCTCCCCACGCGCCGCCGTGACGCACGGTCACACCACCCCCGCCGACGACGTGTTTCCCGCCGCGGCGGGATTGTTGCCGCAGGACGCTTGTGCGCGGCCCCGCCGCCCGGCACGCTCCTCGTATGAACACGGCCAGGCATGCCAGTGAACGTCTGATGAGCTGGCCCTCGCTGACCCCCGGCCGCGCCCATTGCGGCGCCGAGCTCGGACTGGGCACCGGGACGCAGGAGATCGTCCACTTCCACGGCGAACACGAGGCGGACGTCCACCTCACCCGCGCCATGGTCGCGAAGCTGCGCCCCGCGCTCCTCGGGTCGAGCGCGGTGAGACTGCGGGCCGGATCGGGCTGGGTGACGGTCCGTCTGGACATGGGCTCGGACATCGACCTGCTCGCCACCCTGGTGAGCGCCGCACTCCAGGCCAACGGCGTCCCCGACGTCGCCCCGGACGGCTGCACCCGCACCCGTCCGGTCTCCGGCACCCGCTGAACCCGCCGTCCCAGGGGCTGTCTGACGATTCCCGCCGGGTCCGGCGCGAATGGTCGGACAGCCCCTAAGACGGCACCGGGAACAGCATGCAGGTGCTGGTCGCGTGACCGAGGAGACGGTCCTCCGCGTCGTACAGGCCGGCCTCCGCGAGGGCCGTGCGGCGCCCCTGCGACAGCACCGTGCCGACGGCCCGGATCTTGCCCGTGTCCATCGTGATCGGGCGGAGGAACCGCGTCGACAGGTCGAGCGACGTGTACGCCATGCCCTGCGGCAGCGTGCTGTGGACCGCGCAGCCGGCTGCCGAGTCGAGCAGCGTCGCGTACACGCCCCCGTGCACGCTCCCGATCGGGTTGTAGTGCTCCTCGCCCGGTTCGATCGCGAACACCGCGCGCCCCGGCTCGACCTCCTCCAGCGCGAATCCGAGGAGGGCGGCGATCGGCGGCGCGGGCAGCCTGCCCGCCACCATCTCCCGCAGGAAGTCGATTCCCGCCATCGACATCGCGGCCCGCGCGGTGGCCCCGGCGTCCTCCCACTCGACCGTGCGTGACCGCCCCATCACCACTCCACTCCACTCACTGTCCGACCCATCTGGCTCTGTATGGCGAAGCTAGCCGTCGTGTCAGCTGACTGTCAACGACAGAGTCAGGTGGCTACAGTGGGCGCATGAACTGGCTGGATACGGATACGGAGAACTGCCCGGTCCGCCGTGCCCTGGACGTCGTGGGCGAGAAGTGGAGCCTGCTCATCCTGCGCGAGGCCTTCAACGGCGTCCGCCGGTACGACGAGTTCCGCCAGCACCTCGGCCTCTCGGAAGCCGTCCTCGCCGACCGCCTCCGCAAGCTCGTCGCGGCCGGCGTGCTGCGCAGTGAGCCCTACCGCGAACCGGGCACCCGCACCCGCCACGAGTACCGCCTCACCCCCAAGGGCGTCGACCTCTGGCCCGTACTCCTCGCCCTCAAGCAATGGGGAGACACCCACGCCGCCGAGCCCGAGGGCCCCGTCCTCGACATCCGGCACGCCGACTGCGGCGCCCCCGTCCGCGTCGTCGTCCAGTGCGAGGGCGAGGAGCGGGCCACCCTCACGGCCCGCGACGTCACCGTCCGCCCGGGACCGGCGGCCCGCCCCCGCCGCGCCGGCTGACACCCCGCCGGCCCCGGCCCCCACGCCTTCGTCCACCCCACCCGTTCGGCCGCACCCCTGCGATGCCCCGGCGTCCGGCCGGGTACCTCACCAGGCATGCCCTCCACACCCGGTCCGCCGCGCGACGGTGCCCCCGCCGAACACGGCCACTGGTTCGCACGGCTCCACGCCCGCGTCCTCAGCTCGTCCGTCGGACTCGCCTGGAGCCGCGGCCGGGCCATGGAACTCATGCACCGGGCCATGGGCTTCGCGGCGCTCAGCCTGCTCACCCTCGTCCCCCTGCTGATCGTCGTCGCCGCCGCCGACCTCGCCAGCGGCCAGGGCTTCGCCCGCTGGCTGGTCCAGGGCCTCGGCGTCTCCGACGTCTCCGAGGAGGAGGTCGAGCGGCTCTTCGGCCAGCCGGGACAGGCCCTGCAACGCACCACCGCCTTCGGCCTCGCCGCCCTCGCCGCCTTCGGCGTCACCTTCGGATCCGCCGTGCAGACCGGGTACGAGCGGGTCTGGGACCTCCCCACCGCCCGCTGGCACACCATGTGGCGGCACGTCGTCTGGCTCGCCGTCCTCGTCGCCTCCCTGCTGCTCTTCGTCGCCTTCCCCGCACCCGACAACGCCCCGGCGGGCATCACCACGGTCGTCGCGCTCGGCGACCTCCTCGGTACCTTCGTCTTCTTCTGGTGGTCCCAGCGCTTCCTGCTCTGCGGCCGCATCCGCTGGCGCGCCCTCGCCCCCGGCGCCGTCCTCACCGCGCTCGGCCTCCTCGGGCTGCGGATCTTCTCGCAGCTGGTCTTCTCCCCGCTGATCGCCTCGAACGCCGTGACGTACGGCCAGTTCGGCACCGTCCTCGTCCTCCAGTCCTGGCTCGTCGGCGTCGGCTTCGTCGTGTACGGAGGCGCCCTCGTCGGGCGCCTCGTCCACGAACACCTCGTCCGCCGCAGGCTGCGACGCCCCGTGTGACCGCCGCCGGTCCCGGCGTCCGACCGCCACTGGTCCCGGCGTCCGGCCGCTACTGGTCCCGGCGCCGGACCGCGAGGACCGTCACCACCGCCCCGCCGAGCACCCACAGCGCGTACACCAGCCACGCACCGCCCGCCGACCAGGGGAACAGCTCCTGGGCGGGCGGGCCGGCGTCCGCGAGCCGCTGCCAGGCGTGCAGCGGCGTCGCGTGAGCGAGCACCGCCGTCAGATGACGCCGGTCCGTCAGCACCGCGGGCAGCAGCAGGACCAGGACGATCGAGCCGACGATCGCGCCCGCGCTCTTCCGCAGCAGCGCGCCGACCGCCATCCCGGTCACCGCGCACACCGGGGCGAGCAGCGCCGAGGCCACGACGATGCGCGGCGCCCCGGGATGGGTGATCGGGAGCCCGATGCCCCGCGTCGACAGCACCGCCTGGGTCGACCAGAACGAAGCGGCCGCGACCACCGCACCGAACAGGATCTGCGCCACCGTCACGACCAGCACCTTCGCCGCCATGAGCGCACTCCGCGCCGGCACCGCCGTGAACGTCGTACGGATCAGCCCGCTGCTGTACTCGCCGACCACCGCGACCGCCCCCATGGCGGCCGAGGAGAGGATCAGGACCAGCGCCGCGTTGTACGTGAAGGCGTCCCAGAGCGCCATGTCGTTCGCCACGAACTCGGCCCGGCTCCCCTCGTCGTACTGCAGCCAGTAGCGGTAGTGGTCCCAGGCGGTGCCCAGATTGAAGGCGACCACGGCGAGCGCCCCGAGCAGCAGCGACCAGCCCGTCGAGCGCAGCGACCACAACTTCAGCCACTCCGATCCCACCAGGTCGCGGAAGCGGGCACGGGGCTCCACCACGGAGGCCCCGGGAACCACGGGAAGATCGAGGGTCGTCATCGGGCGTCTCCTGCCAGGTACTCGACGCTGTCGGCGGTCAGTTCCATGAACGCCTCCTCCAGGGAGGCGGTGCGGGTGGTCAGCTGGTCGAGCAGCACCCGGTGCTCCAGGGCCAGTTCGCCGATGCGGGCCGCCGGGAGCCCGGTCACCGTCAGCAGACCGGCCTCCTCCTCGACCTCCGCCCCCTCCCCGAGCAGCAGCGCCGTCATGCCGGCCCGGTC
This is a stretch of genomic DNA from Streptomyces sp. R44. It encodes these proteins:
- a CDS encoding AAA family ATPase, giving the protein MTTGSTTTTGFFTSVDDVAERLATTGYLASPAVATTVFLADRLGKPLLVEGPAGVGKTELAKAVTEVTGARLVRLQCYEGVDESRALYEWNHAKQLLRITAGRGESWDETRTDIFGEEFLLPRPLLTAIRSDEPTVLLIDETDKADVEVEGLLLEVLSDFQVTVPELGTITAKRRPFTVLTSNASRELSEALRRRCLFLHIGFPEEELERRIVTLKVPGLDAALAASVVRVVGALRAMDLRKVPSVSETIDWARTLLALGADRLDERVVRETLGVLLKHQEDIVKAAAKLDLDAV
- a CDS encoding PP2C family protein-serine/threonine phosphatase; the protein is MAEEDEAALTRARALEQAIGEIGTTLDAATTCRELAAFLARHLHGSATVDLLDEPGGPVRRAASAGAAGTADTGGGDRPPSLAVPLAVHGERPLGAVIVTRRGPGFTAGEVAVLRHTVRLAARHLGHARRLVETEETALHLQRALVAEPGLPHPNLEIAGSYLPAGPHALVGGDWFETVRLHFGRSLLVVGDVMGHGLDAAVDMNAYRALLREVAGTDLPPHRVLRHLDSVVADDDARRPATCLIVRVDPVRGAATFASAGHLPPAVFGADGSVEIVDLPVGPPLGTGVGGYEPTTRPLTAGETLLMFTDGLVERRGEDVDVSLARLAALRLPADSGPQQVVEEVLHRLDAHHAEDDVAVLAARIRARPAP
- a CDS encoding nucleosidase, with amino-acid sequence MELLGEITADRPLLVLAVKEEAQFLDTELPVLLTGMGKVNAATALATVLGRGPRPSGIVNLGTAGALRSGWTGTHVVGTVLQHDLDGQLLATLTGETYGAPLTLPDGGDVVLATGDTFVSDEAARARLAERAPLVDMEGYALAAAAELAGVPLRIVKHVSDEAGDGAARTWRESVAECARALADWAEANTPYRS
- a CDS encoding VWA domain-containing protein, which encodes MSGSAAGPVAPAGVAVRLTGLVAALRAHGFGIGTGETVDAGLALEAVGFADRERVREALAATLLHGEGRRRVFDQVFDLFFPLGGAPGPGETYENTAADLAALRDRLAEALTAGDGAALDRLAAEAVGGFGGYGSGPESDGWSSYRTLSRLRPETLLARVRDRLRAAATDEDPDFTERLLDDEIRRRIEAFRERVRTEARRRVAERQGRDRVARRAVAGTADSVDFLLAGRAQLDELRRTVRPLARKLATRLAARRRRAARGEIDLRRTLRGSLSTGGVPVRPVLRRRRPRRPELVLLCDVSGSVAGFAQFTMLLVQALHDQFSRVRVFAFVNRVDEVTGLIARGAADPAGLGDRILAEAELTGWHGQSDYGTALGEFAERYAEAVGPRTVVFVLGDARTNGADPNLAALRTVADRARRVHWLNPEQPSLWGTGDSVAPAYAELVEMRPCRNARQLGELIGRLLPV
- a CDS encoding alpha/beta hydrolase family protein, whose protein sequence is MIRFTRAAAAAVLVCSLALPAGVAAAADTDRPTTGAPAQVARPATLPEPTGPYSVGSTVLPLVDHSRTDPWVPTADGRALMVTLHYPAAHPGGGRPAPYATRDEARLLAEQLGPGVSGDVLARTRTHSRADARPAPGRHPLVLLSPGFSVSRWTLTNLAEDLASRGYVVASVDHAYESYGISLPGGRTLTCVACAALDGGGVHGSVVTTTRAADMRYVLDRLTGPEPAWRYAGVIDARRVGMAGHSIGGASAATAMAVDPRIDAGVDMDGSFWEDLPAEGLRGRPFLMLGTHDEMHLPGGKDASWDRTWSRLDGWKRWLTVAGAEHFTFSDGPVIQRHFGLPQPELPADRAVAVTRTYVAAFFDQHLRGIPRPVLDGPTPANPEVHFQHR
- a CDS encoding winged helix-turn-helix transcriptional regulator codes for the protein MNWLDTDTENCPVRRALDVVGEKWSLLILREAFNGVRRYDEFRQHLGLSEAVLADRLRKLVAAGVLRSEPYREPGTRTRHEYRLTPKGVDLWPVLLALKQWGDTHAAEPEGPVLDIRHADCGAPVRVVVQCEGEERATLTARDVTVRPGPAARPRRAG
- a CDS encoding luciferase family protein, whose amino-acid sequence is MNTARHASERLMSWPSLTPGRAHCGAELGLGTGTQEIVHFHGEHEADVHLTRAMVAKLRPALLGSSAVRLRAGSGWVTVRLDMGSDIDLLATLVSAALQANGVPDVAPDGCTRTRPVSGTR
- a CDS encoding PaaI family thioesterase, which translates into the protein MGRSRTVEWEDAGATARAAMSMAGIDFLREMVAGRLPAPPIAALLGFALEEVEPGRAVFAIEPGEEHYNPIGSVHGGVYATLLDSAAGCAVHSTLPQGMAYTSLDLSTRFLRPITMDTGKIRAVGTVLSQGRRTALAEAGLYDAEDRLLGHATSTCMLFPVPS
- a CDS encoding ABC transporter permease — encoded protein: MTTLDLPVVPGASVVEPRARFRDLVGSEWLKLWSLRSTGWSLLLGALAVVAFNLGTAWDHYRYWLQYDEGSRAEFVANDMALWDAFTYNAALVLILSSAAMGAVAVVGEYSSGLIRTTFTAVPARSALMAAKVLVVTVAQILFGAVVAAASFWSTQAVLSTRGIGLPITHPGAPRIVVASALLAPVCAVTGMAVGALLRKSAGAIVGSIVLVLLLPAVLTDRRHLTAVLAHATPLHAWQRLADAGPPAQELFPWSAGGAWLVYALWVLGGAVVTVLAVRRRDQ
- a CDS encoding YhjD/YihY/BrkB family envelope integrity protein; protein product: MPSTPGPPRDGAPAEHGHWFARLHARVLSSSVGLAWSRGRAMELMHRAMGFAALSLLTLVPLLIVVAAADLASGQGFARWLVQGLGVSDVSEEEVERLFGQPGQALQRTTAFGLAALAAFGVTFGSAVQTGYERVWDLPTARWHTMWRHVVWLAVLVASLLLFVAFPAPDNAPAGITTVVALGDLLGTFVFFWWSQRFLLCGRIRWRALAPGAVLTALGLLGLRIFSQLVFSPLIASNAVTYGQFGTVLVLQSWLVGVGFVVYGGALVGRLVHEHLVRRRLRRPV